agGCGGTTGCATTttaaactgtaaccgcgcggttAACCGCTTGTACGTAACGAGgctaaaactataatttaaaagatctttaaatattttgtattgtcaatacaattttaataatttgatcaGTAAAATTACACGAAAATAGCTATCGAACcatataatttttctttttatactaCCACCGGAATTGAGTTGCGATCGGATTATAAAATGAATCATATCTACAGGTTACAACGTATAACATGATGCGTTTAACACAAAAACATACAGATTTACGTAATCACGATACAAGACATCATTCACAAACATTTcatcaatcaaaaatattttcgacttcatttcttttatacatttaaatgttataCCTTTTTTCAAATTGTGAAAGATCTTAGCAAGTATAAACAAGGCTAATAAAACTTAGGGCCAGTTTCTCAGTTTTGCCAGATAACTTAGCTGCTGAATAAAATGACAGTTATGTTTAAAACAGCTTTCAAAATTCTCCCTGCTGGGTTATCTGATAGATATCAAGTCGTGAAACCGGGCCTGACGGAACTGTCGATAACAAGATGTAAGTTTTACCATCAAAAAAATctgtattatttttcaacattattttcgAACTATTTCGAGTACCTTGACCATTTTTGATGACAATTACTTTATCATGgagctaaaaaatataatattgtgatgATTAACTtggaaaacataaatattttatttatgtttttcaatTACCCGTTCTTAATGTAGTTTTGTGATACTAAAACCATTTTGGAAGTTCcatatctaatattaatttcGGACAGAAAATCCTTCTACACACTGAAAAAAGGTACAacatttaatttctaaaataaattacattcgCATTTTGTTCGAACACTAATATCTAGTAGTATCTAGTCTTTCCCATTTATGGGTAGACTTTCATATCTACATTTTAAATCGTCTATTTTGGCTGCCTATAGCGAGTCTAGGTCGAAATATAGCCTTTCTAGGCTTATTGCCGTGGGTCATTAGATATGTTTTACGATAATCTATGGCCTCCTTTCCTCTTACGCTGACGACGGCCGAACGAGCGTACAAACATACTGACTTTTGGAAAACTACGTTTCTTTATATTGTACGACTGAATGTGCGGTCGATACACGCAACCGGCATCAGGGTAGGAGAAAGAGTAGCCTAAATAAATTTAGAGGGATCGTAGTCATTGGTGGTTCTTAAATTACTAACTACTCCCGTGAAAATAAggcgtgtattttttttctacttttagGTGTCTAAAGCAAAGTTGCTTAAGCCACCGAAAGATTAAATAATGAGTATAGAAATGTGACGTAAAATATTTAAGCCGAAAGAAAGAACTAATTATGAATAGTGAGTTTTTAAGGGCCAGAGTGACCTTAAGGCCTAATCCCCTCCTTCTTACTcaaggagatccttgcccagcagtgggacagtagtgaGTTAAAATCATTGCGAACCCACGGCAAagtatttcgtaatatttttataataatatgtcgtgAAACTTATGTTAAAACTCGGAACAAATATTGTACTATATTTGTCACGAGTTTCTGTTTCATATTGTCATAAACCTGGTTGTATTTCCAATAGTAGCTATTGGTTGTAACGATATAGTGTATCTCTGTCCTCTCAATGTGAAAGAAAGAGACACAACATATTTTTCCTCATAATTTGGTAATCTATAATTCTAAGATGGCGCTAGTGTGTTAgaattaatttcaaacaataaataagtaaaataattattaagtatagattgatTATCATTAAGATTTAAGAGTagttgttattttgattttttataccAGTTATAGAAGTAGGAGATATTGAAATATCTGAAatctttgttaaaattaatacgTTTGACACTTATAAACACACTAACGCCACTTAGAAAGTCGtttaggtgccgccaaacaagaACAATTTCGCGTATTAtaaacccaggtaactgggttgtggaggtccgataggcagtcgctcccgGCTCTATGTAAAATTATGATATAGTGTGTACTGTCAGCTGAATCCGGTGacactagaagccgactccaacgaAAAGGACTTTTGGCCGAACTGTCAACCGAAAGTCCTCTGTAATGGGTCTACGTTCAGGTTGCTTTCTAAAACACCTTTTTCTTCAAATTGGCGACACCTATACCCAGTACCTGCCGACAGTGCTTCGCAATCAGTAGGTATATCGTTAAGCAAGTACTAACTATAATTTACACTTCATAGCGCCACGAACAGTCAATTTACATGAAACTTACTTTCACTCGGTGTTATTTCTTTAGTTAATCACTTGAAACTGGTATTCGTTCATGCGAGTGCGGAGGCCGGTAGCGAGCTGTGTTTGGGTTTAGCTTTGTGCACGAACACTTTGATACAACCGTTGAAGTCAGCGCTCACGAGCACGTGGCCTGTCTGTGATGATGCCACCATACCACCTTCTGCGCCCTTCTGTAGAtagaaaagataatattatagagTATATTTCAGTAATGGTGTGATAGAAAGCGATTTAAAACAACGTCCTACATTAgattaacaaagaaataaattcttattgtaaacaaaactgCCGCTACACAAACTAAATACACTAAATACTACTAACAGTTTATGGTCATAAAATACAAGTTCTAACAGACAACATTTCAAGGTCTTAAAAATAACCATtaatgtttaaagaaaaaaaatactatatggTAGTCGAACCCGCAGCACAGTCAACGGTGCTCCATAAACCAGCATACGTGCCGTCATGGTTATAAAACGGCAACTAAAATCTACCtgatattcaaaaaaatacatagttcctttaaataaaagtatttaaataaactataccccattaaatgtatttttttatatttacttttaataaaaaggttatttttttgtggTACCTACTTTTGTTTTAGAGCTGCGACATTTCTTTAACAGTCATAAACTGTATAAACCGTGTGTACAGTTgaaaaaaaagagacaaaacaAAGCAAAGTCACTCACCACTTCCTCTTTCTCTTCAGCATCCTTATTCGCGAGTTTAGCCTCCTCTTCCCTCTCATTAATCATCCTAATCATATGATCAGGATTAGGTGCAAACACTGCACAAGTAACGAGCGCATTATGTGCCTTTATACCTTCCCAGAAATCATTCCTATCTCGCCTCACCGAGGTAAACTTGGAATAATCATGATAAGTCTTCCATATATATATACACTGGTTCTCAGACCCACTTACTATATACTTCCCATCGTGGGAAAACGACGCTTTTATTTGACTGGAAACATTTACATAACCTTTGTATTTACATGAAAGATTTAAGTCTCGTAAGTCGTAAAGTCGTATTCTGCTATCGTTTGAAGTGACGAGTATTTTATCGTCATTTGGCATAGGTTCTATGCCACTGATTTTCCTGCCAGTGGAGTTTTTCCCTCGAGTGGATCGCACGTCGATCTGCGTGTGATATTTTAATTGGTCGGTCGTGTAGAATATACAGCGGCCGTCGTATGTGCCTACGACGGCGAATTTGCCGTTTTGACAGAAATTTGCTGCggttattagttttgttttgccGTCTACTTCGTTCCATACTGCTACCTGGAATTTTAAATGACTTAAGAATTCTGATACATATTGCAAACTAAGAAACTAAAATTATGCAATTATTGTCAATAGTTGCATAGTTATATCTTATATATATGACGTGTATGTATTGTATATGACAAGTGTATATGACGggtttattatcattaaaaacactgactaaaattacaatataattaagaaataaaacagacaaatagctttttcataaaatttttttttttttttagacaactcccgtactaagaattgctcttgtgtcgcggggatttcttctttaaccagacccgaaacaattatttgtggatcgcacaaataattgctccgtgtgggaatcgaacccacgacctcccgatgcagtggtatcggcgtggtgacctaaaccactgcgccacggaggcagtccaaaATCAATTCAACTTTACGTTACTTTAACTTAAACCagcttaatttaaaactatgggtaaaagtaaaaattcacttattaaattgacaaacaacaatataatgataataccaaaaataaagtaaaaagaaaaacatttttcactaaCCTTCTTATCCGGAATATTCCACAACCGTAACTTGCCATCCAGACTCCCGGACAAGAAGTACCTATCATCTCTCGGATGAAACACGATTGCCGTCACAAAATCTATATGTTGGAAGCAGCACAAACACTCTCCTCTTGAAATATGCCATAACCTGACCGTTTTATCCATAGAACTGGACAAAATAAAGTAGTTCTTCGACCATGACACGTCGAGTAAGTCTGATGTATGGCCGGAGTAGACGCAGAAGGGTTTAGGACAGAATGGCGCTGAAGGACCTAAGGGAGGCTGGTCCTCTGGGCTCGGGGGAGGCGCGGAGAGTGACGCGAGGGACTCTTGGGAAGGTGTTGGTGATGATTTCTGTTCCGCGTTGTATTTTGTTCGCATGTCCTGTGAAGAAGATTTttggttaatttatttgtgaataatCTGGTTTAGATTTGTGAATATTTAATACTGGTGGCTGGAAATTTGTTCGTGTGATCTctttattatctttttgttagtatttttttgtgacaATATGTGCATAGAAAGTAGCCTGTACTTTACTCCACAACCTTAAATGAGACTGAAGTGAGATCGATTTCTGGTTAATGAGAGCATTAACacccacattttttttaacaagccGTGAATGCagttatatttattgcttttaaataaaaattcgttATCTGACAATTAATTAAGGTATTTATTGTCTGACTGTCAGCCTGACCTATTTTATTCGCCCTGtataaagattttcaaactatctcactactagcttttacccgcgacttcgtccgccacctgaatttttccatggaaatgcgtcattttctcgaggtaaaaagtagcctttctcgagtatcaaaatatttccataccaaattttatgcaaattggttcagtagttaaggcgttattgagtaacagacagagttactttcgtatttataatattagtatggattaggcCACACATTATCCGTTATTAATTCAAATCGTTGTTCAAACGTATTACTACTGCTAGTGATATATACCTGGAACATATGGTAGGCGTCCCTGGTGACCCAGACCCGCAGCAGCTTGTCCTGGCCGGCCGTGGCCAGCAGGCGGCCGCACACGCTGAACTTGCAGCACCACACCGCGCCGCAGTGACCTGAACCCATCTCCTGcacacacaaataaaaataacattactaaacaaacaaatagtaATTGATCATAATtaaggtctcgagttcgattttCAGGTCGGGTAAAgtacaaatacaatacaaaattacagaaaGTAGGAAACAAAAGGTGgattacataataaattttgtatcacatattttgtcacgaagctgacatgcaaatattaaGCATTAAGCGTACATATttcttaaactaaaattaatatttttctaaatacttTAGTAGTATAGGTCTTTGCTAATTTTTATTggaaatttctcaatagtagctcagAGTTGGGTAACGTACccgataaatggcaataggtttCTGAGTGCTTCTGAGTGgtcagaagtgtatgaaatataccgtCTGTTATAATAGATCTTCGGTTATAACAGACGTATATAAATAGGTAGTAAACCTATAGCTATATGCGTGGCAAGCTCCCAGGCTCCCGGCTAATATTGAGTAAAGTACAAAGCACTCGGCCTAACTCttgaatcaaataaaaaaagcctCACCTCATGGTCAACAGTTACCATGATATAGTTGTCTAAACAACACAATTTCAAacgacaaaaataataaacagcatCTCACCTGAACATGTCTAACACATCCATCAAAGTCATAAGGTCCTTTATGCGAGTTAGATGCCTTCAACTTGATATTATGTTCCCCTCTCACATCATCAGCGATGTCCGCCACGTCTTCTTTATGTCGTGCGTGGGAGACCTCCTGGGCGAGAGACTTGGCCGCGTCTACTGTCTTCTTCACTGTACTCCCGAAGAACCGCTTCAGTCTGGAGGGGGAAGGGTGGATTTTGTATAATGAAatgttgtttacattttttttattgttgttaatgtCATATGGCActcaaaaaatgctttttattattcTCTTTTTATTAAACTCAGTTAATCTTTTAAGCAATCGATTTATACGGCAGCCAAGAAAACGTATTGTTTCAAAAGTCatgattaaaaaaatcaataagtttttaaataagcgTCGCTTTGATATCCAGTAcagttttaaaaagcatttatatCGTACTATTTTTTTCTCATCACACTAATTAGTAAATGAAGCGTGTAATGcgaaataacaaaatcaaagtaAGAATAAGGTCTGGTTTCACCACTTCTGTGTATCTAGCAGATAAGTTATTTAACCGTTATCCAGAAGCTGTAAAACGGCCTTTATTCTGAGACATACAGCGCATATTATAAGCATTAAACCGGCGTAGATTCACTATTTTGTaagttttctctttttcatgaGAGAAACCTATTAGTGATGTTAGTTCGTCAAACATATCACCTGAAGTTCATGTCATGTGTCAGTTTCTTGTTTATGTTGTCTTGAGAGTGAGATTTCACTAGCTTTGCTGTTGGCCTATAGTCAGACACACCTTTTATTATTCCACGAATTTTACGTTAGTCCAAATGATCTCGAATAAGAGTAATTCCAGAAAATctttttgaaagaaaacaaatgTCCATTATTTTTACCCCATaaacaatactaaaattaaataacttttttaaactgCTTATTAAATTTGAGGCTTTGTCTTTGGCTGTCCTTCACCAAAACTAAGCCGTGTTTTGCTTTTTAACTAGTTTTATCATTCttggataatttaattaatctacacacaaacaaaaaaaatctaaataaaaaagactAATATGCCTAACACAAAACATTACAAACTACCAAGAAACagcttaataaaatgtaaaaatcttCCTAATATACAATGTTTTAAGTAAAGTTGTACTTACTTGTCAGTCTTCCTCTTAATACCAgtagtttgtctgtctgtagaCTCACGTTTCATCTCTTTAGTTTCATCCTCGGCGCCGCCCGCGCACACGCTTTCGCTTTCTTCATCCGTCTCTCTGTAATACAcaacaaaacatataaattatatcaacCTTAAATAAATCTAGCTATTTCAACGATGATCAAGCTTCAAAATGATAGTTTGTACTTTAAAATGAGTTTAGTTTGGCATGATTCAAACTTAGTTCGAGAAGGCGAGCGTATACGTGCACGCACGGACGAAAAAGCgtcgaaaatatgcctaaaaTAAGCTTGTTTTGTAGTCGTAAtagaaattaaatgaaatcgCTTTATTTACACCATGTACCGCTCAAATTTGCCAAAAACATAATAACCGTACGttagtaatttttttcaaaCTATTAAGGTCCCACTAccgggcaagagtctcctctcgaatgggggaggggttagaccttaagtccaccacgctggccaattgcgggttggggattatggcgttaaaaatatttttaggcatcaAGTTAGTAATGCATGGTCAAAATAAAAAGTGATGTATAAGCAAAGCTTTCGTTGAAGATGACCAATTCacacaagtaaataaaaaaaaactctatcaaatattttgtataaccTATTGCGAATACAGAAGCAGACATTGTATTAAAGATagatattagataataaatcattttaaagtgCAAACTATTCATTTTAAAGCTAGCTATCTGGCGTGACACACTGTGTGAGTCCTCCAATTTCACCAACCAAAACAAAGATATTCccacaaatatttaacaactCTCGTACTTTTTTTATCTTGTACGGGACTTTAACTAATAtgcaaacaatggacacaaagtatacGAACATATTCAAAGTAGCTCTTTGTAGATCAATAAAATAAGTTGATTCCTCGTGAGTTATGACAATGgcgtcaataaaaatacatgcatacattatatcacgcctgttataatcGTAGAcagaggtgcatgaaatacacccgctTTTGGTCATCAATTATTATGAAGTACCAAACTACCAATCAAAATGAAGGTAGAAATTGAATACACAATTGCAATTTCCCGGACAACACGTACTCTTACACaattctaaaaaaaacattatcatgAATGAACCCAGACGTAAGACAGAACCAACTTATTATACAAGCACTTACAAATGTTTCATACGTGAAAAACATAGTATTACTaaattgaaacataaaatactcTCAACATATACAACTAATTTGATTTTCTTAGCTATAAAGCAGACAATAATAGCtagagaatataataaaaaactaaaatcctGCAATCTAGTCGAATAATATTCAACGCAAGCTCTTTGCGAAGCCCAAGATTTCTtctctattataattatattaatttattgatatcttCTTATAAAATCAAGTAGAAAACTCTGTTAATCAATTAGTGATCACAAAACCCTTCGACCAATTTTAACAGCCCACACAACTTATTTAAAACTCttgttttaataactattaGTGCAAAACCgtgcattttattacaaataaatatagtctccacaatatttataaaataatttacgattATATTTGGTGCaggttataattatattctttgttataaaaaaccgatattttaaatcaaaacaattgtGTAGTATAAACCTGTAGTATAAAACCCCACAATATAAAGAAACAGGCTAACAGAGATTTCATACATTACTTGatcaaactaataaaacaaCTCTCAATTTTGAGTAAAGCATAAATCTCATGTCTTCGGTATTCTAATGTGAAATCAAGCGACATAAACATAGCTTAGCATTACTAAAATTGAAGTTATGTTTAGAGTACTGGCAAACAGAATAATGCATGAAGTCTCTTCAAATGGTTTCTCACTAGGTTGTAACGACattaatcattaaataatagatttatgtcattcaaataatgttaaataaacaaatttgacCGAGATTTTAATCAGTGCGAATAATAAGACTTCGAAGGCCTAAAAGACTGATATTGCCAAATCAGGTTTTGTCTACTCATGAAATTTGATTGAAGCATCTAAGCGAACAAATGGAAATGAGGCAAGATCGGCATTAATCGGCATAATTCCTATCATCAATGATGTAAGCAACTTCAAGATAGTATCGCTGACGTCAAGTAATGAGAAGCTATCAAAACAGGATAAAGAATGTAAACACACTTAACGATATatcattaagaaaaaaatataccccccactgctgggcaaggatttcTTTCCGTAATGAGGGATTGATTGCGTAATAGGCATTAACCCAGTTTCCGCCGTGAGCGGAACAATAATACTTACCAATAATTACTTCGTTAAGTTCGCAAGCACAAACTGCATACTTTGGAATTCCATTTTGGTGGAAATACAAATATGCAGTTTGCTCTGGCGAGTTAAACGAAGTAATTATTGGTACCGTTCTAAAACCAGGATTTtagtccaccaagctggccaaatgcgggttggggactttgcatactttcaagaactgttctaaataactttcaggcatgcaaggttgcaatacaatgttttccttgaacgttgaaacaagtgatataGATCTTActcacaaatataatattagtctcataaaagtaatataaaacaatgtattaacTACAGCTTTCAACATCATTGCATGAAAAAGCGCCATATCTATTAGCCATTGTATGCTGTCGTCAAACATTTAACAAGTATGCTTACAATCTTTATCCTACTTCTTCAGCCAATTTCACAGCTTACAAATAAGTTTCAGATAACCTAAGATGATAACAAAACAGCAAAATATCCGAAAACTAAGTCAACGTTCTATCAGGTAagctatctgatacttatcTGGAGGTCTTAATGTCGTTATAACCTATCAAGTTAGCCCACAAGCGACAATCATAAGCCTAGTAACACAAGTGGGACCTCGCTAGACTGAGGTCGGAGGCGCGGTGGTCGAGAGCCAGGGCTGCCACGGACACGCGCGCCCGCCACCAACGACCCACTGAGTCGCGTCTGCAAATATCAACCCTGAAAATTGCTTGACGTTCTAGCCTTTTTGTGTGATAGTAGAAAAGATGTGCTGAAAAAATAGCCCACTAATATATGTACTAACGTATGTAAAATCCCCCGTTTTGAAAATTGACTGTCTTTTTTGTCTATAGATATGTTTTAAAATCTCCCTGTATACGCCCAAAGAAATGGTTTAAAATCTTCTTTTCTATGTTCAACCATATACGGTCAACTGTGGCATATATTAGTAAATGACAAACCAGTTTTACTTCATTGATAACGCAATTGTTAATCTCAACTTTTATGAAAAAGATGACACATCTAAAACGCAAcatctacaaaatatttctgcAATGAAAATGACTACATTCTTTTATAGGTTAAAACAAACACTACAATGTAAAGTTGCCATAGTCGACCGTACTTTAAGCCCTCCAATCTTTTGTCAAAAGATATAATTCCAAAATCCCCTATTTTAGCtcaaaatatgattaaaataaccttttttattCCTCTAGTAGTGTGCAAGATAAAGATACTATAAGTTAGCATGCGACtaaatattatcaacatctaTTTAGATGCAATTTATACAAGAATCATTCACATTcttaaactattattaaatagataGAATACAACTAAAACTACTGAAGAACAGGCTTACTTAAATATTCACACATTCTAGATATTTATGAAGACATCATTCTTAAttccattttgaaatctttgtttccaatttgtgttttttattagcACATCACACTCAAAATCATATCAAACTTTAGATCAATTTATTAGATCTTACTACTAATAGCATAGATTTAAATCCATGATATCATGTAGATTTTCGATTGCAATTTAGAGCAAAAACGGTTTCCAATTTTGGTCTATCCAAGTTTTAGTTCAAAAATcacatttacttattattttataaaatattcatgcgAAACGTCGATCACAAATTTGTAATCGCACGTTTAATGCTACAAAGTCATAAGTGACCGTATACGTatgttactttaattttattaagtcgTAAATGAACGTATACGCATATCactttaatgttataaattcaCAAGCGACCGTATACGTTTAACACTTCAATGTTATAAAGTCGTAAGCGACTCGACAGGTAGTGTATATAATACGTTTCGTACCTGGTGTTATCATCATCGTTGGGTCGTCCGATGTACTCGGAGGTGAGCCTCATGATGTGCAGGCTCAGCGGGTTGATGCACTGCGGCAGCTTGTGTTCGGCCACGCTCAGCGGCATGCGCTCACCTACACACATACGgactaactttattattattatatagatgtTTTGTCATATTTGGGGGTAATAAGACAGGAAGAGCAGTATTGTATGGTAAAGCAAACTTAGCGCGGATATTCTATAGATGAGCAAGAGCAGTGGTGTTTGAACTGAGTGCTTCcatgctttggagggcacgtaaaggTCGGAATTCACACATCAGctgttgaacaactttgacactaggttggccccTAACCATACAAGGAATTAAATTCCTTTTTCAACTTTACAGGAATGCGACTAGTGCCATAATTTTTAGGGAAGTAAAAAAGGATGAACTTTGAAGAGATCTCTTTTATCATGTAAATGGTAAAGTGAACATTAAAAATTTCATTCGAATGAATACAATAAGCTTGGGTGAGAATAAAGATACGTCAATATACACActtttactaaacaaatttaCTACTACAAGAGAAACTACTATTATAG
This DNA window, taken from Anticarsia gemmatalis isolate Benzon Research Colony breed Stoneville strain chromosome 11, ilAntGemm2 primary, whole genome shotgun sequence, encodes the following:
- the LOC142976412 gene encoding WD repeat-containing protein 44 isoform X5: MGDSSDSEEFFDAEEFTPIKGSKRSSLCKNIKVLDSGDSQDKDKVPKTESTTPAVTTTVEKPPNNDTTVEDDRTTVKSQGYFVQVVQGRRRFQELRRCMQTEEDDEGVTDATGSVDQQTFTLEHPFKIIAHDTMSLQSMTSLGRIGRILSGAAESHPNIRDTAPVPSVSSREPSTLSDEQLAADRPQNVLGSMEPDVIASTKANSLKVQRGGGIVAVCAEPRPHHATHATHATHATHPQPVAPPRKKKRNKLHSSASLSTVDGDNLSVCTTDTDEYRYVPRPLTNLDNDIVDPSSSNNMNQSMALPSPASTIESLTREFQDSLELSHSKYASDRSSVSIHESRSSERASESSRSSTTQSARHRALEPTLDINDVKADYMSRTEEDRGVRTHSEGRGTQHSARPSSARRSNSDGMSGSRRRSAGDEQQLGISLRTRTTSGNQLTDIEILEQVTVLNLDTVRMCVGERMPLSVAEHKLPQCINPLSLHIMRLTSEYIGRPNDDDNTRETDEESESVCAGGAEDETKEMKRESTDRQTTGIKRKTDKPTAKLVKSHSQDNINKKLTHDMNFRLKRFFGSTVKKTVDAAKSLAQEVSHARHKEDVADIADDVRGEHNIKLKASNSHKGPYDFDGCVRHVQEMGSGHCGAVWCCKFSVCGRLLATAGQDKLLRVWVTRDAYHMFQDMRTKYNAEQKSSPTPSQESLASLSAPPPSPEDQPPLGPSAPFCPKPFCVYSGHTSDLLDVSWSKNYFILSSSMDKTVRLWHISRGECLCCFQHIDFVTAIVFHPRDDRYFLSGSLDGKLRLWNIPDKKVAVWNEVDGKTKLITAANFCQNGKFAVVGTYDGRCIFYTTDQLKYHTQIDVRSTRGKNSTGRKISGIEPMPNDDKILVTSNDSRIRLYDLRDLNLSCKYKGYVNVSSQIKASFSHDGKYIVSGSENQCIYIWKTYHDYSKFTSVRRDRNDFWEGIKAHNALVTCAVFAPNPDHMIRMINEREEEAKLANKDAEEKEEVKGAEGGMVASSQTGHVLVSADFNGCIKVFVHKAKPKHSSLPASALA
- the LOC142976412 gene encoding WD repeat-containing protein 44 isoform X8, which encodes MGDSSDSEEFFDAEEFTPIKGSKRSSLCKNIKVLDSGDSQDKDKVPKTESTTPAVTTTVEKPPNNDTTVEDDRTTVKSQGYFVQVVQGRRRFQELRRCMQTEEDDEGVTDATGSVDQQTFTLEHPFKIIAHDTMSLQSMTSLGRIGRILSGAAESHPNIRDTAPVPSVSSREPSTLSDEQLAADRPQNDKLHSSASLSTVDGDNLSVCTTDTDEYRYVPRPLTNLDNDIVDPSSSNNMNQSMALPSPASTIESLTREFQDSLELSHSKYASDRSSVSIHESRSSERASESSRSSTTQSARHRALEPTLDINDVKADYMSRTEEDRGVRTHSEGRGTQHSARPSSARRSNSDGMSGSRRRSAGDEQQLGISLRTRTTSGNQLTDIEILEQVTVLNLDTVRMCVGERMPLSVAEHKLPQCINPLSLHIMRLTSEYIGRPNDDDNTRVDICRRDSVGRWWRARVSVAALALDHRASDLSLARETDEESESVCAGGAEDETKEMKRESTDRQTTGIKRKTDKPTAKLVKSHSQDNINKKLTHDMNFRLKRFFGSTVKKTVDAAKSLAQEVSHARHKEDVADIADDVRGEHNIKLKASNSHKGPYDFDGCVRHVQEMGSGHCGAVWCCKFSVCGRLLATAGQDKLLRVWVTRDAYHMFQDMRTKYNAEQKSSPTPSQESLASLSAPPPSPEDQPPLGPSAPFCPKPFCVYSGHTSDLLDVSWSKNYFILSSSMDKTVRLWHISRGECLCCFQHIDFVTAIVFHPRDDRYFLSGSLDGKLRLWNIPDKKVAVWNEVDGKTKLITAANFCQNGKFAVVGTYDGRCIFYTTDQLKYHTQIDVRSTRGKNSTGRKISGIEPMPNDDKILVTSNDSRIRLYDLRDLNLSCKYKGYVNVSSQIKASFSHDGKYIVSGSENQCIYIWKTYHDYSKFTSVRRDRNDFWEGIKAHNALVTCAVFAPNPDHMIRMINEREEEAKLANKDAEEKEEVKGAEGGMVASSQTGHVLVSADFNGCIKVFVHKAKPKHSSLPASALA
- the LOC142976412 gene encoding WD repeat-containing protein 44 isoform X6; its protein translation is MGDSSDSEEFFDAEEFTPIKGSKRSSLCKNIKVLDSGDSQDKDKVPKTESTTPAVTTTVEKPPNNDTTVEDDRTTVKSQGYFVQVVQGRRRFQELRRCMQTEEDDEGVTDATGSVDQQTFTLEHPFKIIAHDTMSLQSMTSLGRIGRILSGAAESHPNIRDTAPVPSVSSREPSTLSDEQLAADRPQNVLGSMEPDVIASTKANSLKVQRGGGIVAVCAEPRPHHATHATHATHATHPQPVAPPRKKKRNKLHSSASLSTVDGDNLSVCTTDTDEYRYVPRPLTNLDNDIVDPSSSNNMNQSMALPSPASTIESLTREFQDSLELSHSKYASDRSSVSIHESRSSERASESSRSSTTQSARHRALEPTLDINDVKADYMSRTEEDRGVRTHSEGRGTQHSARPSSARRSNSDGMSGSRRRSAGDEQQLGISLRTRTTSGNQLTDIEILEQVTVLNLDTGERMPLSVAEHKLPQCINPLSLHIMRLTSEYIGRPNDDDNTRETDEESESVCAGGAEDETKEMKRESTDRQTTGIKRKTDKPTAKLVKSHSQDNINKKLTHDMNFRLKRFFGSTVKKTVDAAKSLAQEVSHARHKEDVADIADDVRGEHNIKLKASNSHKGPYDFDGCVRHVQEMGSGHCGAVWCCKFSVCGRLLATAGQDKLLRVWVTRDAYHMFQDMRTKYNAEQKSSPTPSQESLASLSAPPPSPEDQPPLGPSAPFCPKPFCVYSGHTSDLLDVSWSKNYFILSSSMDKTVRLWHISRGECLCCFQHIDFVTAIVFHPRDDRYFLSGSLDGKLRLWNIPDKKVAVWNEVDGKTKLITAANFCQNGKFAVVGTYDGRCIFYTTDQLKYHTQIDVRSTRGKNSTGRKISGIEPMPNDDKILVTSNDSRIRLYDLRDLNLSCKYKGYVNVSSQIKASFSHDGKYIVSGSENQCIYIWKTYHDYSKFTSVRRDRNDFWEGIKAHNALVTCAVFAPNPDHMIRMINEREEEAKLANKDAEEKEEVKGAEGGMVASSQTGHVLVSADFNGCIKVFVHKAKPKHSSLPASALA